The genomic DNA TGGGGTTTGTAGGTtgtcaaaattcaaataaagcaacgtaaacatgtttttttttagttgagtTGAAACCTTGAAATGTCCATCCCATAACATGCTTCGCTTGTCTTGCAATCGTATACTACAACATTATACTCACAGTGATCGCAGGAAAAATAACTGTAACCATATCCAGCTCAACAGCAATATAACGATCGACAGCGGAAAAGCAAATCCCATCCAATTAGCGAATGTAATACCAGAGTCTGACCCGGGTGATCTTTTATCGAagattctaaaataaaaagaatcaaCTTGCCATAATCGCTCGACATAAGTTTGTTATTTggttgaaaaaagaaaacagcagTAACAGAAGTGTCTAGTAGATGGAAGTCTAATGAAATATCCTGTTggttttcaaaacaatattcaCTTCAATTTCAGAGGAAATTGTTCCAATcacaaacatattattgtccttagTGGCCATGATGTACGTgctatcagaaaaaaaaagtaaggaCAGTTTGTAGCGGTCCTTCTTCACATGATTCCTGTCCATTATATTTCACATTGACTGAGTTTTCAGAGAAAAAGATGAGtgtgtaattttttaatttgtctgcTGATTTCCAATTTGTATTAAGGTCGTAGCTATTTTTAGGAGATTTTGGACTTCAAGTACAATAAAAACCACAACAGTACCCTTTTTCATGCCAATCctacttattttattatcatgcttaaactatatataattaatatttttctgtgaaaaaaactatgtgaattaagtttttataCTTCTAGtatattgaacttttgatgtagTTTCAAAGATTCATCGCTAGCAATCGTATATTCACTTAAAGACGTTGTTATAGGTTTTAAGCACCGAATTTTAGTGTACCAGTGTATGATTTTCATACTTTTTCATCGATCATATCGTAGTCATTTTTAGACCACACAATGGAAAGAGCACACTTATTTAACTTACTCATTAGCTTGTCCCTGTAATATCAGGTTTGGTGGAGTACCAGTCAGTGTAGCAATACCTCCTGCATTTGCACCATATGCAACGCCAAGTGCCAGTCCTTTTCCAAACAGTCTCAGTTCACTATTCTCTGTACTTTTCTCGTCTTCTAGCATACTCAAAATAGAATTCCTTATAAAACCAAAGTGTTCAAAGTTGCTTGTTGTACATGTTGTCTATTTGTGATAGACAGACAATTGCCAAGAGTTGCCACTGATGCATctgtatttatttcatgtttttttatgttgtatcaTTGACGTATTGTCCATATTtccttatatatataacaataactGTCATCGAAttatgtttatcattttaagTTCTACTGAAGCTCATTGCTGAATTCATATGTATTCTGAAAGCTAATATTGATTGCTTGGATTTAGCAAAACGGACCATTCGTCTTGAATATCTAATCGCATGAGTCTTACACTCCTGTTATCAGTTTCATATTCTTTCTTACTATAGTCGtaatatttaatgtgaaacaGATTAGAGATTCCTGGtggattttttctttctttttttccctttttcttactttctttcttttctttttttgttgttaaactgtttggttgctgtctcacaTACATTTTTAGGTGTCATCAATGCTgcgtatttttttgttttacaaatacaaTACTTACGTTTGCTGTACGTCTGTTTTATCATTGGATTCGAATTGTATTGTGCCTCAACAGATCAGATAGACATTTATGAAAgatctatttatttttcatactaAATGAAAACTAGACTTATAATGGAAGACTGACGTTTAagacaaaaatatgtaaagctCATTTACCCATTGCAAGTTATTCCTTCCATTAACAAGAATTGCGCCCATAGTACAGAGCTGCCGCATCCCTACTATCATCTTCTATTTTCAATTGACCGTGAAAAGGGGGGAAAacctcttatttggcattaaaatagaaaaatcatatcataaggaacatgtgtacttagtttcaacaagaaaacataatgcccataaatggggcataaaaatagagCAAATTATCTTACTTTACCACAtatacttattatttttcaaaatagatACACATTGCTCTAAAACTGATACTattgatttcatatttgatttttcataattattaCCATGCTGCAGAGTCGTTGCCGAGAGAAATTTGTGTGTCTGTTGGTACAGAAAGCATCGCGCCATTTTTAATTTTCCCCTCGATTGGATTCGCCGATATCGAATCACTGGTTTGTATCGTTGGATTGTCTGACTCGTCTGAAACATCTATAAATAGATAAGGAACTTGTCACTGACAAATTTCCAAACACATAAAGTTTACTTCAAatgaataaacagaaaaaaattgccaaatacAATTTgagttgtttgatttttaaaattaatgattttttattttattctttttttaagcAATAACTTTTATAGTGTTGTACGTAACTCGTAAGTCATGGAAAAGTAGCACCATTGATTAAATAAACTAAGTCGAAAGaacatattaaattaataaGATAATTTATTGGTGCCAACATAAACATGCATGTGTATTCACATTAAAAGTTTActggaaatatataaatgaaaatatataatcatactcaagttaaaacaaatacaaagaaaGGATACAGTcaaaaccaatataaaaaaaaacccttagtgttttaaaaagaaaagacaacattcaaaaattaaaagccCAATGTATACAGGAAAGATTAAGCTTAGAAAaattgtccattttttttttgaaaaaaatgaacaatgcGAAGCATCATCACCAGATATAGGTTCCCCCGAAGCaaagtgaaaaaaattgtgaaatcaGATAAGGCCAAAttcttcttatttatttatattctacgTTTTGTTGAAAAGTAAAGTGGTGTGATATTGCTGAGACAGATCTCTCCTGAACTGGACAGATTATTCAGCAAAAGACTTTCCAAATCTAAACGGAGAACATGAACaccaaaattagaaaaaaaatattagtagtATTAGTTCGTACAGTTATATACAGAAATGAAATCGTAATAGTTTTCTAAGTCAAAGATAAAGAAGATTATGAATAACGTGTAGataattatagatataaaagaaataaaaaacgAAATAATAGTATAGTGGTGAAATGTAACCAATAAAGATGAAGTGTTAACACCCATCCACCATCTTCTTACCTTCCAGTAACAGTTTGTGttctaaaaattgaaatgaGCACATCAAAATAACTCTAAAAAAAACTTCGACTTTCCAAAGTAGTGTGGATATTTAGCAAAAAGCCCTTAGGCACATCCAAGATTAATCATACAGCATAAATTAATGTAACAAACTTGACCATACTGAGTATATGAGAAGGTCATGAGTGATCTTCAGAACTATGTTTGATTCTagttacaattttaaacaagTGTTTTTTTGAAACATGTGGAGGCTATATTGTAACTTATCATAGAAGTCGATTCTCCcatttggttatttgtgtttttgttgtcgTATTTTCTACAGTGACAAAACTATTGGAAAGACATAACATATTTAGACAAAGTAGTATCATAATATATATCAATGCAGTCGAAAGGAAGCAAACAGTCTCAGCTCGAAAAGGCATAAAAAGAGGACTTCATAATCATAATATCaagcaaccatttttttaatcatgatataaaaatatctttattttcgGACAAAGCAGGTATCCAATACACCTCGTTTTCGTCGTAGATATCTGCAGAACAATGCGCTTCTTCCAAATGCAAACTGTTTCGTTAGTTTTCATAAGCACTACTGATTATGTAGTAAatagctatcaaaggtaccaggtttataatttagtacgccagacgcgcgtttcgtctacataagactcatcagtgacgctcatatcaaaatatttattaaacgaaacaagtacaaagttgaagagcattgaggatccaaaattccaaaaagttgtgccaaatacgactaaggtaatctatgccaaggataagaaaatcctttagtttttcgaaaaattcaaagttttgtaaacagttaatttataaaaatcaccacattattgatattcatattgactactgggctggtggtaGTAAGGTGCATAACGGCATACATACCTTTAGCTCCTTCCAACCTTATTCTGTTAGCCTCTCTTATCTGAGTCATAACTGCTTGGATTATCGGAATCATCATAGATGTCGCTGCCGTATTACTGATCCACATCGACAGAAACCATGTTGGTAGCATCAGTCCCAACATTAAcctaaacaatatttatatattactgATCCACATCGACAGAAACCATGTTGGTAGCATCAGTCCCAACATTAAcctaaacaatatttatatattactgATCCACATCGACAGAAACCATGTTGGTAGCATCAGTCCCAACATTAAcctaaacaatatttatatattactgATCCACATCGACAGAAACCATGTTGGTAGCATCAGTCCCAACATTAAcctaaacaatatttatatattactgATCCACATCGACAGAAACCATGTTGGTAGCATCAGTCCCAACATTAAcctaaacaatatttatatatcactGATCCACATCGACAGAAACCATGTTGGTAGCATCAGTCCCTACATTAAccttaacaatatttaaatataaaaaatggcAAAAGTCAATACAAACACAGGTAAATTATTATGTCTATCTATGCACCATTGAGGTGAGCATATGCAAAGGACACTGTATGACTGTCAATGTATAAGGGACACAtgttataacttttttaaatgcaaaaagcTTCAAGTGATCTTTTCACCTTTAAGCCCCAGTCCaactagaccacgatcgcaccGCGCTCACCgcgatttaaaataaatttagatcgtggtgaggtcgcgATATGAGCGGCATGAACATGTTaattttcgttgctttcacgatgctactacgtcctaattacgcttctacaacgatcccgctacgattaAACCACGTTCTCACCGCGCTTATTCTGCGACCTCACTACGCTTATAAAGATCTTTATACGCTCTtcacgttctcactacgaccataccacgagttatccgattgcaacacgatcttactGCGATTATAGCACGTTCTTACCACGATTATACTACGTTCATACCGCGATCTTACTACGTTCTCAGCAATACCGTCAATATCGTGTTTCATATCAATATAGTTCCATTCCttctatttctgattaaaaCGGAGATTTCTTGGAAACATTACAGTCATGCCACCAAAATCTACTAGAACACGTGGGCGTGGTGGTAGTGGTTGATGTAGTGGCAGAGGCAAAGGGAGCAAAGTATGaacatcatactaaactccaaatagtacacacgaaactaaaatttaaaatagtactaacaaaagactaacaaaggccagaggctcctgacttgggacaggcgcaaaaatattggggttaaacatgtttgtgagaactcaaccctcccctatacatctagccaaagaagaaaagtaaacgcataacaatacgcacattaaaattcagttcaagagaagtccgagtccaatgtcagaagatgtgactaaagaaaataaacaaaatgacaataatacataaataacaacagacttctagcagttaactgacatgacAACTCCagatttcaattaaactgatacTATACACATAAGTAGTATAATATCAAGAGATGTCGGAACGACCAATCAAACCTAAATTACAACCTATTGCTGCTCCATAAAGCTCAAATGACGATATTTTAGTGAACGTTAGAAGAGATGACACAGATGTGTCAATatatataggacgatgtggtatgagtgccaatgagacaactctccatcaacgtaaaaatctataaaagtaaaccattataggccaaggtacggccttcaatacggagccttggcttacaccgaacagcacgctaataaagggtcccaaaaaaatactaatgttaaaccatttaaacgggaaaaaccaacggtctaatctatataaaaacgagaagcaTGGTTGAGCCGTTAGAGCAAATGGATAAATACATTCAGACAAACAAAATCtagggagtttttttttatatattttatgtgaaaatgacaatgaaaatgaTGGTCGTAGTTTGAACGTAATAAGGTCGTGAGAAGAGCGTGATGAGGACGGCAAGGGCGTGCTAGAATTGTACTATGGTCGTGAACAGCGTGGTAAAGTCGTAGTGGTAGCGTAGTTGGGTcgcggtgagaacgtgatggtcgTAGTAAGGTCGTGATAACGTCCCTGTGAGATCGTAGCGCAATATCTCCGAATAGAATCCCGCTTTCGCTACGCTCTCGCTACGATtgtacagcgacctttgcgatcttactacgatcttagtgcgctctcactacgcttctactacgacctaatttcgccacgaccgcaccacgattgttttgaacatgttcaaagttggccacGCTCTTCGCGATCTTGAAGACCTCATCACGACCGTGGTACGACCTTACTGCGACCTACACGATCGTACcacgatcatcaaaatttgcatttttttcacagatcgtagtgcgatcgtggcctagtggaACTGGGGTATTactgaaaatatttaataatgacAATATTACCTATTCCTGGAAAGGACAAAACGCAAGTGTATCAATAAACACGAAGAAGTGAGCTTGAGATTAAATTGTTTGGAAGTGACCAAAAGACAGCCAATAGTTTAAGCAAGCAATCAAAAACTACACAACATCTCTCAACAGTTATATCTAGAGTCTGGTTTTGATTTTTACTATTCCCCTCGTAttgtacattttcaaaaagtatcttgtatttcatttaacatttatCGTGTTCTAACACTTTTTTCTTCTTACCCAAAAACTATCATACCATGTATACCCTAATACCAATTTGTCAACTGCTTATAATTGACGTTTTGGGGGAAATGCATGTTTATCTTCCTCTTTTAAAAGTCGTATATATGCATATCgtatttcatcaaaaacgaGTAATATATTTACTTACATATTTGGATTCGATCCCAATATAGATATTATACCCATGGCTATCCTCGTGTGTAGTCCTACTTCCTCTACAGCAACAGCTACTACAAGACCTCCTAAGAACAATACAGTCGTGTCctaaaacattgaaatgaaatatatattaatatgtttatatgtatacTTAGTCAAATTTTAAGATACCAATCACACTCATTATTGACAGGTAAAACCGTAACGTTCaccacaaaaagtaaaaaaaaaacagtttgttttaaTGGGTTAAATGATGATAGAGGCAATATaggttttctgtatttttgtttaagtcCCTTATGACAACTCAGTGGCGCCAGTAGTGTTTAAACCCTGGATTCATTATAGTGATGTTGAGGAACCACAGTTAGATAAAATTGGGTttaatacggattttttttttcgattgcacaaaatattttgtgttattttcatattgactAACCTGTGTAATAGAAGTTTTATTCGTGATagttcattttggtcttttgtggatagttgtctcattgacaatcataccacatcttcttttgtatacATGCAGTAAAAACACTACAAGTATATGTATACCAtgtatataaagtaaaatatttgcattaCTTTAATCtttgtgatatttgaaaacaaaactaaccaatatgtaaattaaagtataaatgGTTTCAACTTACATTAATGTATTTTGAACATATAGCTCTTGCTGTGGATACACCCAACAAAGGAAAGATAACTGTTGGAAGTAATGCTGTAACCGGTATAGGAAAGGCCTCTGTTAGCCACAGGATAGCCATAACAATCAAACCGTAGGCACATTTTGTctcctgtttaaaaaaaaaaaaaaaatcattataagaaAGAGAgactaaaacaaaatcattagaGTAACTTTCATAATATacatattgatataattttgacCGTCATAACTTCACATTGGTATCTCAGTCAATGATCGATTGAATTTAAAGCTGAGGATATTTGCATTGGTCTTCTGGTGTAGAcctaaagctctttttttgttttgtttgattgtcAGGTAGTTGTCTCAAAACTACGTCATCCAGTAATCTCTTATCTCCTATTATTTATAGGTATCAGAACACTCATTTATTTCTAGACAGTTTTGATAAGGTTCTATcagttttaacaaaattatcttaaaaaaattcaTCGACAAATTACATTCTATATTTGAGAAAGAAATCATCAATTCTACTAGGATCTGGTCTATGAACCCCTCGCAGGGTAGAGATAATAAAACCCTaaaaattttctatttcaaaacatttttgcaGTTCAGCGGCATTAGTTTTGAAACCTTTTTCTGACGATGGTCCTCGCAAAGATAAGAGAAACAGTCCGAATCCAGCAAGTATCAATTTGAGGGGCTTAATTTATATGATAACCTGAAGCGACAGATGTGCATGTTTGAGAAAATTGCATGAATCCTATGTTGTCGTTTAGTATAGGTAGAACAAAAGATAAAGATAGTGATTTAGATGTATAATAAGATACATTGACCTTAGAACCCTTTGTAACTGTTGTTTTTTGCGATTCTTATTATATCAACGTAATTAATGACAGACATATGCATAATTGTCACTTAGATAGCGTAAACAGCTTTAAATCAACGGCAACACCTTCTTGTCATActtgtgcatttttttccatgttccaattttatgaaatatggGTAAAAACTATCTGctatttctttcaaaaaaaaagtttctatagttgtatttcatttaaattctattcaaatcttttttataatgaactCTAGTAAAATATCATCAGATAACTAACAATGTGTTAATATATAACATGCGTTCTCTACTTCGtcctattttttaaattgaatagtTCAATCTCTCATAGTGAAAAAGCGCATAACAGAACACAATTTTGCTGGGAAAGAAAAACgttctttcattttaaaatccCGTGATCTCTCTGAAATGTTATTCGTGCATTCATATTGAAAATGTACAGTAATACCGTATGGCAATCAAAAGCAGGGAAAGACagacaaaaaaaagaacaaactaCAATCATCagaacattttacaaaaattcaagATAAGACAACGTGATCATATCCTCGACAAACTAGGTAAAATCTCAACTGCAGCGTAATTGATCAGATTTTTTCTGCACTAGTTGCGCCCGTTACGTTGCCATACGTCTCAACTTGAccgattccgtaccctcatCTAAGACCCCGTTCACACTAGGACATTTTTACCGATTTAAACTAAACCGGTTCTCTTTAGATCGGTTTAAGGGCTAATGTGAACGCATTGAATCGATCTTCAATCGGTCTAAACTAAAACACCAAAAGAGGTAGTTTAGTTTGAATTGATCTAAAGTAAACCGATCTTACTTTAGATGTGAACGCATAGATCGGTTTAAACTAGTACGATTGAATCGAAAATAACGTATGCGCATGTGTAGTGGCAAACATATCTAAAAGGTTCGTTGTTTAACCCATAATTCTCTGTTAAAagacctttaaaacaaactgaaaacatgTTGTCTTCGCCGTAGCATAGATTTGCTTCTTTTCTTCTGCTGATTTTTTCTTTGTAGGAACCGCAGTATTTCCGGCGTCGTGTTGTAACTTCGTTGCTACAGTTATTTTTTTCGATATTAAACGGAAAACTACAATAACACCAgtatcaaaattttaacttgtgattcaagagaaacaataaatttatctaatttttttcCCAAGTGTGTGTATCAGTGTATCAACACatgaattttataaatcatttctatttatatacaGTGTTTACAGTTTTACGGGCAAAAAGGTTAGATCGATTGCGTTTTTAATTGTAGTGTGAACGCAGTGGTTCAGATTAGACCGATAGAGATCGTTATGATTAAAGATAATGTGAACACTAACTGGTTTTATTTAGATCGATTCAGATTAGatcgataaaaaaaatgctaGTGTGAACGGGGTCTtagaaggagagtagcggattttaccgaggattgccgaatggTTACGTTGCGTGTGTTGAACTATTTGTAAGGTCATGTCACACTCATTgatctttttgaaattttgcatttaaataaatatttttataattgaatggatttttttctaaaaatagatgcATTCTTGTTTAGAACCGAATGCACTTAAAATCACGTAAGTTGCCGCTACATAAATTTCCGCTAGATTgatgaggcccctcatgggggggggggggtcctagtaatcacataatcaccatttttttgccaatataatcacataatcattaaatatttgcttatctttagtaatcaaataatcataaactaaaaatacagtcctaggtaatcaaataatcatgaaatatttggcttaataatcaaataatcattaaaaaaacggccaagtaatcacataatcaaaaaccccatgagggccctcattGATATCAAAGTGAAACAATAGTTTTTGATGCAATTCACCATGAGATGTTTTGTGGACACAATATCACATAAAAGACGCAATTCAACTTGCTTGGACAATCGTGTGATGGCGTTACTCATAATTGAAGACTTAGAGCGTACTGTACATAACAGGTGCAAGTACATAGGCGAAGGTTATAAACCTGACATGCATCGCTGACATACAATTACATGTAGATGCATATAAAGGTTGACACAAATATATCATACACAACAATAACGCAGAAAAAATCTTGACATTAATTGTAATGAAGCTGACGATAAGACAACTATCTGCGTCGTTATCTTTGTGTAAGAGGTTAGAAATCTAAGGGTTATAAATACGTAATCTCAATAAGGGTAGCATTGGGTagttttattgcatttttgttGCACGTGTGTTAAAATATAAGGGTTAACGTTTTACGTAATCTCAAAAAGGTAGCATTGGGTACTTTAAACGCGTTTTTATTGCACATGTATTTTGGGCACGGAAGCCGTAATTCTTCATCTACAACTATATACTGTTGATTTGAGATTTCAGCAAAAGAAATTGTTTGGGGTGGGATGTAAAGAAActcgtttgtttttattaagatCCCCAAAAAATACTATcctgtttctttattttattgaaagtgttcgtatttatataaaagttctAAAATAAGTGTAATCTTGACAAACCCGTCCCCGGGGCATATTTCGATGTCCCATAGAAATGTTATACTGAATAATTTTTCTAAACAGTCTGTACACTAGATTGATTGCTACATGTATTTGACTTTTGATACGTTGTGACTTGAATTGAGAGgtgtctcataccacatcttctcatttatattaacatcaaGTAGCGAATTTTTAAAGCATTTGTATTATGACTGGTAGAACATTCTCTTAATGCGTTCCAGTCTTTTTGGGAACAACAATTTAATTTGTGTTTCTcaatatttacatgtagtttactATGTAGTGTTACGTGGACTGTTGTTCGGCTTCTATTTTGTCAGACTTTGAACTAGCCCTTGGAGGTCTTTTTCATCCTTttcaataaaagtttaaatatccAACAAAATATCGACAGTTATCTCGCTTACtacattgaaaaatattgattcTACCACAATACCCACTTGATAAAGATATTTGTTCACACGAGATAGTCAGAGTGTGCAAACAAATCTGTGAAGAAAGGGACAATATACACATTAGAGAAAAATGAAATGACCTCGTGTGCATCTAAAATTTGCATAGCGGTGTATAAATAAAAGGCTTATCAAATACTTAATAAATCACGTGAATACCTATGTCCATTATATGGATCTTTGGTTGTGTGTAAGAAGTGTAAATGGCATTACTTATGTTATGATCTATAAATACCTCATATCATAAGATCATTGTTTCATAAAGAACAAATGTTACAGGACATTCGATCATTGTGTTTGGCAACACATGCTGTATGACCTTCTACGTTTACATACAATCAATTGTATACAAAGTTTCTagtataaacaaacaatatttatgttttgttattgaTTGTTGGTAAATTTTCATCCAGATATAAAGATTTCATTATTACTTACCATTGCATGCtagtaaaagaaaaagatatctTAACGTCCCCAATTGTCCATATCATAGctaatttatatttgaaattcgaCTATtgtatgataaacaaatgataaaagcaagtgcttattttaattataactcATGCAgagtaaacaaataaaaaagctTAAACGACAAGTAGTAAAACAACTTTCCCTTTTTATTATCTaaacaaacaattaattaaaCTGGACGGTACTATGTATGTGTAAACAAACTCGAACTGTTCATCTGTACATTTGCAGACGGTTTTGCTCTGATATTGAATCCTTTAACGTTTgggatttaaaatttgaattgtaagcatcatcttttatatttttcaaatacctTTGCTGAAAACGAAATATATAAGTTGCAACACTAAACAGTATATAATATACTGATTTTCTGATaactattttcacattttgccatatccattttaaaatttgaatacagACAACAATGGACAACCCATTGTTtactaaacaaataatttaactgAGCTCCAAAGTATCAAAAATCAAAGGATATATAATGGTGAAATGACTTACCTTGCTGTCTCCGATTGCCAAATTTATTGGTGCAACAAATGCAATGAAAACGATGATAATATTCCTCACTGCCCATAAATTTCGTAAGAACCACGCAACTTTTTCTCGTatcatttttaacaaaacacGTGTATTGAATTAAATTAACTGGAACAACTGCGGTCA from Mytilus trossulus isolate FHL-02 chromosome 8, PNRI_Mtr1.1.1.hap1, whole genome shotgun sequence includes the following:
- the LOC134680993 gene encoding solute carrier family 13 member 2-like isoform X1; the protein is MIREKVAWFLRNLWAVRNIIIVFIAFVAPINLAIGDSKETKCAYGLIVMAILWLTEAFPIPVTALLPTVIFPLLGVSTARAICSKYINDTTVLFLGGLVVAVAVEEVGLHTRIAMGIISILGSNPNMLMLGLMLPTWFLSMWISNTAATSMMIPIIQAVMTQIREANRIRLEGAKEHKLLLEDVSDESDNPTIQTSDSISANPIEGKIKNGAMLSVPTDTQISLGNDSAAWNSILSMLEDEKSTENSELRLFGKGLALGVAYGANAGGIATLTGTPPNLILQGQANEIFDKRSPGSDSGITFANWMGFAFPLSIVILLLSWIWLQLFFLRSLCIRKTDAVRTAAIQSAIKHERKKLGRVTFGEVVVLICFICLAMLWIFRDIPGMGGWAYLFHLDKDGKPFARDSTAAMLIAICLFVLPKSVPNIFCFIKSEDVKPSYTPILNWDTVVHKLPWGVIVLLGGGFALADASSSSGLSKMVGCSLRVFSHMDIWVMNLIICLIVAGATEITSNSATATLLMPIMAELALTLGKNPLYLMISSAIACSFAFMLPVATPPNAIVFSTGILRIPDMASAGIVMNIVAILALTLAVNTWAIPIFNLDVVPSIFNNTGVNSTCI
- the LOC134680993 gene encoding solute carrier family 13 member 2-like isoform X2, which produces MIREKVAWFLRNLWAVRNIIIVFIAFVAPINLAIGDSKETKCAYGLIVMAILWLTEAFPIPVTALLPTVIFPLLGVSTARAICSKYINDTTVLFLGGLVVAVAVEEVGLHTRIAMGIISILGSNPNMLMLGLMLPTWFLSMWISNTAATSMMIPIIQAVMTQIREANRIRLEGAKEHKLLLEDVSDESDNPTIQTSDSISANPIEGKIKNGAMLSVPTDTQISLGNDSAACMLEDEKSTENSELRLFGKGLALGVAYGANAGGIATLTGTPPNLILQGQANEIFDKRSPGSDSGITFANWMGFAFPLSIVILLLSWIWLQLFFLRSLCIRKTDAVRTAAIQSAIKHERKKLGRVTFGEVVVLICFICLAMLWIFRDIPGMGGWAYLFHLDKDGKPFARDSTAAMLIAICLFVLPKSVPNIFCFIKSEDVKPSYTPILNWDTVVHKLPWGVIVLLGGGFALADASSSSGLSKMVGCSLRVFSHMDIWVMNLIICLIVAGATEITSNSATATLLMPIMAELALTLGKNPLYLMISSAIACSFAFMLPVATPPNAIVFSTGILRIPDMASAGIVMNIVAILALTLAVNTWAIPIFNLDVVPSIFNNTGVNSTCI
- the LOC134680993 gene encoding solute carrier family 13 member 2-like isoform X3, whose protein sequence is MIREKVAWFLRNLWAVRNIIIVFIAFVAPINLAIGDSKETKCAYGLIVMAILWLTEAFPIPVTALLPTVIFPLLGVSTARAICSKYINDTTVLFLGGLVVAVAVEEVGLHTRIAMGIISILGSNPNMLMLGLMLPTWFLSMWISNTAATSMMIPIIQAVMTQIREANRIRLEGAKDVSDESDNPTIQTSDSISANPIEGKIKNGAMLSVPTDTQISLGNDSAAWNSILSMLEDEKSTENSELRLFGKGLALGVAYGANAGGIATLTGTPPNLILQGQANEIFDKRSPGSDSGITFANWMGFAFPLSIVILLLSWIWLQLFFLRSLCIRKTDAVRTAAIQSAIKHERKKLGRVTFGEVVVLICFICLAMLWIFRDIPGMGGWAYLFHLDKDGKPFARDSTAAMLIAICLFVLPKSVPNIFCFIKSEDVKPSYTPILNWDTVVHKLPWGVIVLLGGGFALADASSSSGLSKMVGCSLRVFSHMDIWVMNLIICLIVAGATEITSNSATATLLMPIMAELALTLGKNPLYLMISSAIACSFAFMLPVATPPNAIVFSTGILRIPDMASAGIVMNIVAILALTLAVNTWAIPIFNLDVVPSIFNNTGVNSTCI